In Calypte anna isolate BGI_N300 chromosome Z, bCalAnn1_v1.p, whole genome shotgun sequence, the following are encoded in one genomic region:
- the LRRC70 gene encoding leucine-rich repeat-containing protein 70, with translation MSEKAKDRDMCGLQSSPPFPRTFFYILNCFLLLLLQKETLGCPAACQLCTGRQVSCRNLGLSSIPQNFPKTTILVYLSGNNISRVTPNELRGIQDLAALYMDNASISYVHPKSFVELPKLCYLHLNNNNIKRLDPGVFEGLSNLHCLYLQNNQIAFVPRGLFRDLLSVRYLTLQRNRLSILGSGTFLGMTSLQTLNLANNKISRISDSAFHHLENLAYLFLEGNNLTLVPSNAIRRLKNLERLSLSHNPIGSIQPFAFKGLNKLRYLSLKNVKLKFIPVNGFFGLENLSQLILSYNDLENINASTFALLNNLMYLQLDRNKITSIGDGTFEKMGQSLRILSLAFNNITELQPEVLRPLVSLTYLQVNYNPWNCSCKMLGLLNWLASSPISIKIHCQNPLSMRGRPLHYLKWTQFANCSSPTASPETSWSLGSIGVHHSSTTLLMAWHRGNRHNVFEQFGSEKTEYVSFWEGTTTTSSNTLPFETKAAEIPPQATRVLSTLPVEIPAQLTPVNRTVEEKGLFPTDAAPVSLQTSLLCTQQVEKLNQAFDILLAFFILACGVILFLTCKIIQFRQKLKALENSGEKRIEYYGFYQPGRYSMTEPVQSLTPNLLGHSELDRIRLLKQTASESQAQVILFEHSSL, from the coding sequence ATGAGTGAGAAGGCCAAAGACAGGGATATGTGTGGTCTGCAAAGTTCTCCACCCTTCCCAAGAACATTCTTCTATATtcttaattgttttcttttgttgctgcTCCAGAAGGAGACTCTTGGCTGTCCAGCTGCATGTCAGCTCTGCACAGGGAGACAAGTTAGCTGTCGTAATTTAGGACTTTCGAGCATCCCACAGAACTTTCCAAAAACGACAATTCTTGTGTACCTCAGTGGGAATAATATATCGCGTGTCACTCCAAATGAACTAAGAGGCATTCAGGATCTTGCTGCACTCTACATGGATAATGCCAGTATTTCATATGTACACCCGAAATCTTTTGTGGAACTGCCCAAACTGTGCTACTTGCATctaaataacaataatattaaACGCCTGGATCCAGGAGTCTTTGAAGGTCTTTCCAATCTTCATTGTTTGTACCTTCAGAATAATCAAATAGCTTTTGTTCCCAGAGGATTATTTAGAGATCTCCTTTCTGTTAGATATTTAACACTGCAAAGAAATCGTCTCAGTATCCTTGGAAGTGGGACTTTCCTGGGAATGACAAGTCTCCAAACACTTAACCTAGCTAATAATAAGATTTCACGGATATCAGATTCCGCATTTCATCATCTTGAAAACCTTGCATATTTGTTCCTTGAAGGTAACAACTTAACCCTTGTGCCATCAAATGCTATTAGAAGGCTCAAAAATCTTGAAAGACTCTCTTTGTCTCACAATCCCATTGGATCGATACAGCCATTTGCATTTAAAGGACTTAACAAGCTTAGGtatctgtctttaaaaaatgtaaagctaAAATTTATTCCTGTAAATGGATTTTTTGGATTAGAGAACCTCAGCCAGTTAATCCTAAGTTATAATGatttagaaaatataaatgCCAGCACTTTTGCCTTATTGAACAATTTAATGTATCTGCAGCtagatagaaataaaataactagCATTGGTGATGGTACCTTTGAAAAAATGGGTCAGTCACTTAGAATACTCAGTTTAGCATTTAATAACATTACAGAGTTACAACCAGAAGTACTCAGGCCCTTAGTGTCTTTAACTTATCTACAGGTAAATTATAATCCTTGGAACTGTAGCTGCAAAATGCTTGGGTTGCTTAACTGGCTTGCATCGTCTCCTATTTCTATAAAAATTCACTGTCAGAATCCCCTGAGTATGCGTGGCAGACCTTTGCATTACCTTAAGTGGACTCAGTTTGCAAACTGCAGTAGTCCTACTGCAAGCCCAGAAACATCCTGGAGTCTAGGATCCATAGGTGTCCATCACAGCTCTACCACTTTGCTGATGGCGTGGCACAGGGGAAACAGGCACAATGTATTTGAACAGTTTGGCAGTGAAAAAACTGAGTATGTTTCTTTCTGGGAAGGAACTACAACTACATCCTCTAACACTTTGCCCTTTGAAACAAAGGCTGCTGAAATTCCACCACAGGCAACTAGAGTATTATCAACATTACCAGTGGAAATACCAGCACAGCTTACACCTGTTAACAGAACTGTAGAAGAAAAAGGTCTGTTTCCAACAGATGCTGCTCCTGTGTCATTACAAACATCCCTACTTTGTACACAACAGGTGGAAAAGCTGAATCAGGCTTTTGACATTTTACTAGCTTTTTTCATTCTGGCTTGTGGTGTGATCCTGTTCTTAACCTGTAAAATTATTCAGTTTAGGCAGAAACTGAAGGCGCTGGAAAACTCAGGGGAAAAGAGAATAGAATATTATGGGTTTTATCAGCCTGGCAGATACAGCATGACAGAGCCAGTCCAGTCTCTCACTCCGAATTTGCTGGGACATTCTGAACTGGACCGAATCAGATTGCTCAAGCAAACAGCATCTGAAAGTCAGGCACAAGTCATACTGTTTGAACACTCATCAttgtaa